In Longimicrobium sp., a genomic segment contains:
- a CDS encoding branched-chain amino acid ABC transporter substrate-binding protein: MRTSALRRWLAPILVCAALPACSRGGGTIVIGTAGPFKEAYATMVRHAVEMAVEEVNARGGIDGRRLQVQAVDDEGNGVKAGTVARGFYDNPDVVGVVGHANSGGMVGAAPEYDRGLVAVVPSATSPEITGISPWVFRVTVNDSVNGANLARYAARLGRQRVVVLYENNVYGRDLAQAFLAAYPGRPIGVDPIADDGSKVEPFVSYYRGVQPDLVFVAGTEMSGRALLREAARQGFTTQWLAGDGWPGVAADTAAAEGALIATPVRLDRSDEGRRFAEQFAARYGVKPDANAAMAYDAAMLLVKAIEAVGPDRAAIRDYMARVKGGNAFRGVTGEIRFRADGDPDRAGFVMTRVQNGALVPVEDAR; encoded by the coding sequence GTGCGCACATCCGCACTGCGGCGCTGGCTTGCGCCCATCCTCGTCTGCGCTGCGCTCCCCGCGTGCTCGCGCGGCGGCGGCACCATCGTCATCGGCACGGCAGGCCCGTTCAAGGAAGCATACGCCACCATGGTGCGCCACGCCGTGGAGATGGCGGTCGAGGAGGTGAACGCGCGCGGCGGCATCGACGGCCGCCGCCTGCAGGTGCAGGCCGTGGACGACGAGGGGAACGGCGTGAAGGCCGGCACCGTCGCCCGCGGCTTCTACGACAACCCCGACGTGGTCGGCGTCGTCGGCCACGCCAACTCGGGCGGGATGGTGGGCGCCGCGCCCGAGTACGATCGCGGCCTGGTGGCCGTCGTTCCCAGCGCCACCTCGCCCGAGATCACCGGGATCTCGCCCTGGGTGTTCCGCGTGACCGTGAACGACTCGGTGAACGGCGCCAACCTGGCCCGCTACGCCGCGCGCCTGGGCCGCCAGCGCGTGGTGGTCCTCTACGAGAACAACGTCTACGGGCGCGACCTGGCGCAGGCCTTCCTGGCCGCGTATCCCGGCCGCCCCATCGGCGTCGACCCCATCGCCGACGACGGCAGCAAGGTGGAGCCGTTCGTCTCCTACTACCGCGGCGTGCAGCCCGACCTGGTCTTCGTGGCCGGGACGGAGATGTCGGGCCGGGCGCTGCTGCGCGAGGCGGCGCGGCAGGGGTTCACCACCCAGTGGCTGGCGGGCGACGGGTGGCCCGGCGTGGCGGCCGACACGGCGGCGGCGGAAGGCGCGCTGATCGCCACGCCGGTGCGGCTCGACCGCTCGGACGAGGGACGGCGCTTCGCCGAGCAGTTCGCCGCGCGCTACGGGGTGAAGCCCGACGCCAACGCGGCGATGGCCTACGACGCGGCCATGCTGCTGGTGAAGGCGATCGAGGCGGTGGGCCCCGACCGCGCGGCCATCCGCGACTACATGGCGAGGGTGAAGGGCGGGAACGCCTTCCGCGGCGTGACCGGCGAGATCCGCTTCCGCGCAGACGGCGACCCCGACCGTGCGGGCTTCGTGATGACCCGGGTGCAGAACGGCGCCCTCGTTCCCGTGGAGGACGCGCGATGA
- a CDS encoding acyl-CoA dehydrogenase, giving the protein MATVDLAAGGAPLTVLSEDEQMFRDAVRQFAEDEVRPRVHAMDEAQKMDPALIPQFFELGLMGIEVPEELGGTGSSFFTAALVVEELSRVDASVGVFVDVQNTLVNNAFLRWGSDDLKAKYLPQLCAEKVGAYALSEAGSGSDAFALATRGAKADGGFRLTGRKLWITNGGEAEVFIIFANVDPAAGYRGITAFIVEKEFPGFSVGKKEDKLGIRASSTTELILEDVFVPAENVLGEVGKGYKTAIETLNEGRIGIGAQMVGIGTGALEATIRYVQEREQFGKKIGDFQGVQFQLAQMATELEAARLMVYNAARLKDAGQPFLQEAAMAKLFSSQVAQRITSTCIDLYGGYGFTREYPVEKYYRDSKIGTIYEGTSNMQLNTIAKNLMK; this is encoded by the coding sequence ATGGCTACCGTTGACCTTGCCGCCGGCGGCGCCCCGCTGACCGTGCTGAGCGAAGACGAGCAGATGTTCCGCGACGCCGTGCGGCAGTTCGCGGAAGACGAGGTGCGCCCCCGCGTCCACGCCATGGACGAGGCGCAGAAGATGGACCCCGCGCTCATCCCGCAGTTCTTCGAGCTGGGGCTGATGGGGATCGAGGTGCCCGAGGAGCTGGGCGGCACCGGCAGCTCGTTCTTCACCGCCGCGCTGGTGGTGGAGGAGCTCTCCCGCGTGGACGCCAGCGTGGGCGTGTTCGTGGACGTGCAGAACACGCTCGTCAACAACGCCTTCCTGCGCTGGGGGTCCGACGACCTCAAGGCGAAGTACCTCCCCCAGCTCTGCGCCGAGAAGGTGGGCGCCTACGCGCTCTCGGAGGCGGGCTCCGGCTCCGACGCGTTCGCGCTGGCCACGCGCGGCGCCAAGGCCGACGGCGGCTTCCGGCTCACCGGCCGCAAGCTGTGGATCACCAACGGCGGCGAGGCCGAGGTCTTCATCATCTTCGCCAACGTCGACCCGGCGGCCGGCTACCGCGGCATCACCGCCTTCATCGTGGAGAAGGAGTTCCCCGGCTTCTCGGTGGGCAAGAAGGAGGACAAGCTGGGGATCCGCGCCTCGTCGACCACGGAGCTGATCTTGGAGGACGTGTTCGTCCCCGCCGAGAACGTCCTCGGTGAAGTCGGAAAGGGCTACAAGACGGCCATCGAGACGCTGAACGAGGGCCGCATCGGCATCGGCGCGCAGATGGTGGGGATCGGCACCGGCGCGCTGGAGGCGACGATCCGCTACGTGCAGGAGCGCGAGCAGTTCGGGAAGAAGATCGGCGACTTCCAGGGCGTGCAGTTCCAGCTGGCGCAGATGGCCACCGAGCTCGAGGCGGCGCGGCTGATGGTGTACAACGCCGCTCGGCTGAAGGACGCCGGGCAGCCATTCCTGCAGGAGGCGGCCATGGCCAAGCTGTTCAGCAGCCAGGTGGCGCAGCGGATCACCTCCACCTGCATCGACCTGTACGGCGGCTACGGCTTCACCCGCGAGTACCCCGTGGAGAAGTACTACCGCGACAGCAAGATCGGCACGATCTACGAGGGCACCAGCAACATGCAGCTCAACACCATCGCCAAGAACCTGATGAAGTAA
- a CDS encoding S1/P1 nuclease, which produces MRRHLFALLLPVVTLVAGTLLARTLRAADPTLAAPPAREVWGFEGHRIVCEIAWRQLDPAGRALVSRLRDRSYPTFAHSCTWADELLQGNSTHYTKDYHFINLPGGRTGIDMVRDCPAPRRCAPWAIRHYAERLANRNLSPSQRAAALKFLGHFVGDIHQPLHAGHPAVPGVPGNDRGGNWVQVALDGSVTNLHSAWDARLVSSAGLSLAAAQALAGEITSGQVNAWSNFDVVAWANESYHLADTLAYARTKPPVSGDEDFGDPKQGKPGPGYNIIRELDSTYEDAAVRAIRQRLQQAGVRLAHLINHAAAGDLDFPPD; this is translated from the coding sequence ATGCGACGCCACTTGTTTGCGCTGCTCCTGCCCGTGGTCACACTCGTCGCGGGCACTCTCCTCGCCCGCACCCTCCGCGCGGCGGATCCGACGCTAGCGGCGCCGCCGGCGCGCGAGGTCTGGGGATTCGAGGGACACCGGATCGTGTGCGAGATCGCCTGGCGCCAGCTCGACCCAGCCGGACGCGCGCTCGTGAGCAGACTGCGGGACAGGAGTTACCCGACCTTTGCACACAGCTGCACGTGGGCCGACGAGCTCTTGCAGGGAAATAGCACCCACTACACGAAGGATTATCACTTCATCAACCTGCCTGGGGGCCGGACCGGAATTGACATGGTGCGGGACTGCCCGGCTCCGAGGCGCTGCGCTCCATGGGCGATTCGCCATTACGCGGAGCGCCTCGCCAACAGGAACCTGTCCCCCAGCCAACGCGCGGCGGCCCTGAAATTCCTCGGCCACTTCGTGGGCGACATCCACCAGCCGCTCCACGCCGGACACCCGGCCGTTCCGGGCGTACCCGGAAACGACCGTGGGGGCAACTGGGTTCAGGTCGCGCTCGACGGCTCCGTCACGAACCTGCACTCGGCGTGGGACGCCAGGCTCGTGTCGAGCGCCGGCCTCTCCTTGGCGGCGGCGCAGGCGCTGGCAGGTGAGATCACCTCCGGCCAAGTCAATGCGTGGTCGAATTTCGACGTGGTCGCCTGGGCGAACGAGTCCTATCATCTCGCCGACACGCTCGCCTACGCCCGCACGAAGCCGCCGGTCAGCGGTGACGAAGACTTCGGAGACCCGAAGCAAGGCAAGCCCGGCCCGGGGTACAACATCATCCGGGAGCTCGATTCGACCTACGAGGACGCCGCCGTGCGGGCGATCCGTCAGCGCCTGCAGCAGGCCGGGGTTCGGCTCGCGCATCTGATCAACCATGCCGCCGCTGGCGATCTCGACTTCCCCCCGGACTAA